In Dromiciops gliroides isolate mDroGli1 chromosome 4, mDroGli1.pri, whole genome shotgun sequence, one DNA window encodes the following:
- the HSD17B7 gene encoding 3-keto-steroid reductase/17-beta-hydroxysteroid dehydrogenase 7 isoform X2, which produces MLFTLTAFNPLLRSEAMKKVVVITGASRFDRLDYLYLNAGIMPNPQLNLKALFSGLFSRKVFHMFSTAEGLLTQLDKVTVDGLQEVFETNVFGHFILIRELEPLLCRPDIPSQVIWTSSSNAKKSNFSLEDFQHIKGNEPYSSSKYAADLLSLALNRNFNQQGLYSSVVCPGTVLTNLTYGILPPFIWMLLTPVIFLLRFFVNSLTTTPYNGAEALLWLFRQKPEFLNPLTKYHSATTGLGNNYVNPQKMDLDEETAEKFYQNLLDLEKRFGAIRAKALDSRSQK; this is translated from the exons GTTTGATCGTCTAGACTACCTCTATTTGAATGCTGGAATCATGCCAAATCCACAGCTGAATTTAAAAGCACTTTTTTCTGGCCTCTTCTCAAG AAAAGTATTTCATATGTTCTCGACAGCTGAAGGCTTGTTGACGCAACTTGACAAGGTCACTGTAGATGGACTGCAGGAGGTGTTTGAAACCAATGTCTTCGGCCACTTTATTCTG aTCCGGGAGTTGGAGCCTCTGCTTTGTCGTCCTGACATTCCATCTCAGGTGATCTGGACGTCTTCTAGCAATGCCAAGAAGTCTAATTTCAGCCTAGAAGATTTCCAGCACATCAAAGGCAACGAACCCTACAGCTCTTCTAAATATGCCGCTGACCTTCTGAGTCTGGCTTTGAACAGAAATTTTAACCAGCAG GGCCTGTATTCCAGTGTTGTGTGCCCAGGGACTGTGTTGACGAATTTGACTTATGGAATTCTGCCACCTTTCATCTGGATGCTATTGACTCCAGTCATTTTTTTG ctgCGCTTTTTTGTAAATTCTTTAACAACCACACCTTACAATGGAGCAGAAGCTTTG tTATGGCTTTTCCGACAAAAGCCTGAGTTTCTGAATCCCTTGACCAAATATCACAGTGCTACCACGGGTCTTGGAAACAATTATGTAAACCCTCAGAAG ATGGATCTGGATGAAGAAACTGCTGAAAAATTTTACCAAAACTTGTTGGACCTGGAAAAACGCTTTGGGGCCATCAGAGCCAAGGCACTGGATAGCAGGAGTCAAAAATGA
- the CCDC190 gene encoding coiled-coil domain-containing protein 190 → MRRHMVGRELSRRWELERKDAKRAEARLSLRLLSLEESRLYRMNTVAWEQRQLQKELEKLRQGNSKKKFSSFGVLLGTQKKPEIPMILQQGGQRHRTAEPGGIRIETHLLQTKEYETSKPIKIPSPHPMDCIKNKEEAFSQSPRASSSLESGPKAPKRSSITVVNPPQDRDSINQPQGILADLQKPKAFSKAEQAPGAPPDESEVIEIMEASPGGGVGPKPSSHTGKYGSTPGREMPPFDPKAYTLYSYLRTVDTMPTYLELFAKVKNARYLRHRVPPEFERELSVGEIFGHETCLHPREGSMSDESLSI, encoded by the exons ATGAGACGTCACATGGTGGGAAGGGAGCTGTCCAGACGATGGGAACTAGAGAGAAAGGATGCTAAGCGGGCTGAAGCCAGGCTCAGCCTGAGACTCCTCAGCCTGGAGGAGAGCCGGCTCTATCGCATGAACACAGTAGCCTGGGAGCAGAGGCAGCTGCAGAAAGAACTGGAGAAGCTGAGACAGG GTAACTCCAAGAAAAAGTTCTCATCTTTTGGGGTTTTACTTGGGACTCAGAAGAAGCCAGAAATTCCTATGATTCTCCAGCAGGGAGGTCAGAGGCACAGAACTGCTGAACCCGGTGGCATTAG aATAGAAACTCATCTGCTCCAAACCAAGGAATATGAAACCTCCAAACCTATCAAGATACCAAGTCCGCATCCCATGGACTGCATAAAGAACAAAGAAGAGGCATTTTCTCAAAGCCCCAGGGCCTCCAGCTCTCTTGAAAGTGGACCAAAAGCCCCAAAGAGAAGCTCAATCACAGTCGTTAACCCACCCCAGGACAGAGATTCCATCAACCAACCACAAGGCATCTTGGCTGACCTCCAGAAACCCAAAGCCTTCAGCAAAGCAGAACAAGCCCCTGGTGCTCCCCCAGATGAAAGTGAGGTGATAGAAATCATGGAGGCCAGTCCTGGTGGGGGTGTTGGCCCAAAGCCTAGCAGTCATACTGGAAAATACGGCTCTACCCCAGGTAGAGAGATGCCTCCCTTTGATCCCAAAGCCTATACTCTCTACAGCTACCTCAGGACAGTGGACACAATGCCAACCTACTTGGAACTCTTTGCAAAGGTCAAGAATGCCCGCTACCTCCGGCATAGAGTACCCCCTGAATTTGAGAGGGAGCTCAGTGTTGGAGAAATATTTGGACATGAAACATGCTTACACCCCAGAGAAGGAAGCATGTCTGATGAAAGTCTAAGCATTTGA
- the HSD17B7 gene encoding 3-keto-steroid reductase/17-beta-hydroxysteroid dehydrogenase 7 isoform X1: MLFTLTAFNPLLRSEAMKKVVVITGASSGIGLALCERLLSEDDGLHLCLACRNLGKAEAARVALLSSHPTAEITLVQIDVSNLQSVFQASRELKQRFDRLDYLYLNAGIMPNPQLNLKALFSGLFSRKVFHMFSTAEGLLTQLDKVTVDGLQEVFETNVFGHFILIRELEPLLCRPDIPSQVIWTSSSNAKKSNFSLEDFQHIKGNEPYSSSKYAADLLSLALNRNFNQQGLYSSVVCPGTVLTNLTYGILPPFIWMLLTPVIFLLRFFVNSLTTTPYNGAEALLWLFRQKPEFLNPLTKYHSATTGLGNNYVNPQKMDLDEETAEKFYQNLLDLEKRFGAIRAKALDSRSQK; this comes from the exons TGGCATTGGCTTGGCCCTCTGTGAGAGGCTGCTCTCCGAGGACGATGGACTTCACCTGTGTTTAGCCTGCAGGAACCTGGGGAAGGCTGAAGCGGCCCGAGTCGCTCTGCTTTCTTCTCATCCCACAGCAGAGATCACACTTGTCCAGATAGATGTCAGTAACCTGCAATCTGTGTTTCAGGCCTCAAGAGAACTCAAACAAAG GTTTGATCGTCTAGACTACCTCTATTTGAATGCTGGAATCATGCCAAATCCACAGCTGAATTTAAAAGCACTTTTTTCTGGCCTCTTCTCAAG AAAAGTATTTCATATGTTCTCGACAGCTGAAGGCTTGTTGACGCAACTTGACAAGGTCACTGTAGATGGACTGCAGGAGGTGTTTGAAACCAATGTCTTCGGCCACTTTATTCTG aTCCGGGAGTTGGAGCCTCTGCTTTGTCGTCCTGACATTCCATCTCAGGTGATCTGGACGTCTTCTAGCAATGCCAAGAAGTCTAATTTCAGCCTAGAAGATTTCCAGCACATCAAAGGCAACGAACCCTACAGCTCTTCTAAATATGCCGCTGACCTTCTGAGTCTGGCTTTGAACAGAAATTTTAACCAGCAG GGCCTGTATTCCAGTGTTGTGTGCCCAGGGACTGTGTTGACGAATTTGACTTATGGAATTCTGCCACCTTTCATCTGGATGCTATTGACTCCAGTCATTTTTTTG ctgCGCTTTTTTGTAAATTCTTTAACAACCACACCTTACAATGGAGCAGAAGCTTTG tTATGGCTTTTCCGACAAAAGCCTGAGTTTCTGAATCCCTTGACCAAATATCACAGTGCTACCACGGGTCTTGGAAACAATTATGTAAACCCTCAGAAG ATGGATCTGGATGAAGAAACTGCTGAAAAATTTTACCAAAACTTGTTGGACCTGGAAAAACGCTTTGGGGCCATCAGAGCCAAGGCACTGGATAGCAGGAGTCAAAAATGA